The proteins below come from a single Harpia harpyja isolate bHarHar1 chromosome 2, bHarHar1 primary haplotype, whole genome shotgun sequence genomic window:
- the LOC128152669 gene encoding LOW QUALITY PROTEIN: transmembrane emp24 domain-containing protein 11-like (The sequence of the model RefSeq protein was modified relative to this genomic sequence to represent the inferred CDS: inserted 1 base in 1 codon), which translates to MLSHSAEHAVVIYKCLTTSCLFSQFFFSLKNTLIRSKQGMTTGXTYICKQLSSKAVQLGYIKTMKSQLTGFLMNFCISFSLALYFHSGEREEKCIIEDIPSDTLVIGNYKVQRWDIHKQDFLESAPGLGMFVTVTTPAAEVLLSKLYGPQGTFSFTSYLSGEHVICLQSNSTRFVAFAGSKLRIHLDIRVGEHFLDESVVQAKDKVNEVNFRLEHLIEQIHHISKEQNYEREREEKFRKTSEETNSNILWWAIVQTLILISIGIWQIKSLRDFFISKKLV; encoded by the exons ATGTTATCTCATTCTGCAGAACATGCTGTagttatttataaatgtttaacCACCAGCTGCCTTTTCTcacagttttttttctctctcaaaaatacACTGATAAGAAGCAAACAAGGAATGACCACAG CTACATACATTTGTAAACAGTTATCTTCAAAAGCAGTACAACTAGGATACATAAAAACCATGAAAAGCCAATTAACAGGATTTCTTATGaacttttgcatttctttttcacttgctttgtattttcatagtggagaaagagaagagaaatgcatAATCGAAGACATTCCCAGCGACACGTTGGTAATTG GGAATTACAAAGTACAACGCTGGGATATACATAAGCAAGACTTTCTGGAGTCTGCTCCTGGTTTGGGAATGTTTGTGACTGTCACAACTCCTGCTGCTGAG GTACTGTTGTCAAAACTGTATGGGCCAcaaggaacattttcttttacatcCTATCTATCTGGGGAGCATGTTATCTGTTTACAGTCTAACTCCACAAGATTTGTGGCATTTGCAGGAAGTAAACTG cgTATCCATTTGGACATTAGAGTTGGAGAACATTTTTTGGATGAATCTGTTGTTCAAGCCAAAGACAAAGTGAATGAAGTTAACTTTAGACTAGAACATCTAATTGAGCAAATTCATCATATATCCAAAGAACAAAACTATGAAAGA gagcGTGAAGAAAAATTTCGGAAGACAAGTGAAGAAACCAACAGCAATATTTTGTGGTGGGCTATTGTACAAACACTAATCCTCATCTCCATTGGAATCTGGCAAATCAAATCTCTCAGAGATTTCTTCATATCTAAGAAGCTTGTTTAA